A DNA window from Stutzerimonas stutzeri contains the following coding sequences:
- a CDS encoding winged helix-turn-helix domain-containing protein, which translates to MEQETWRILIVEDDRRLAELTQEYLQGDGGFEVSIESDGACAVERIVEERPDLVVLDLMLPGEDGLSICRRVRDRYDGPILMLTARADDLDQVLGLETGADDYVCKPVRPRLLLARIRALLRRRDTPEAPGNAKRLQFGPLVIDSALREAWLRGQQIELTGAEFDLLWLLTSNPGRILSREEIFAELRGIEYDGQDRSIDVRISRIRPKIGDDPDHPRLIKTVRGKGYLFVSEAAVAMV; encoded by the coding sequence ATGGAGCAAGAGACGTGGCGGATTCTCATTGTCGAGGACGATCGACGGCTGGCTGAGCTGACGCAGGAATACCTGCAGGGCGATGGCGGCTTCGAGGTGTCGATCGAGTCGGACGGCGCCTGTGCTGTCGAGCGTATCGTCGAGGAGCGGCCGGATCTGGTAGTGCTCGACCTGATGCTGCCCGGCGAGGATGGGCTGTCCATCTGCCGGCGGGTGCGTGACCGCTACGATGGCCCGATCCTTATGCTCACTGCGCGCGCCGACGATCTGGATCAGGTTCTGGGGCTGGAAACCGGTGCGGACGACTATGTCTGCAAGCCGGTTCGCCCGCGTCTGCTGCTGGCGCGTATCCGTGCCTTGCTGCGTCGTCGCGATACGCCCGAAGCGCCTGGCAACGCCAAGCGGCTGCAATTCGGCCCACTGGTGATCGACAGCGCGTTGCGCGAAGCCTGGCTGCGCGGACAGCAGATCGAGCTGACCGGTGCCGAGTTCGATTTGCTCTGGCTACTGACCTCCAACCCGGGCCGCATCCTTTCCCGCGAAGAAATCTTCGCCGAGCTGCGCGGCATCGAGTACGACGGCCAGGACCGCTCCATCGATGTGCGCATTTCGCGTATCCGCCCGAAGATCGGCGATGACCCCGATCACCCTCGGCTGATCAAGACGGTGCGCGGCAAGGGCTATCTGTTCGTTTCCGAAGCTGCCGTGGCGATGGTGTAG
- a CDS encoding ribonucleotide-diphosphate reductase subunit beta, translating into MLSWDEFNEEETTTAQGVATPAAPKTTAASNETPAKLDQDAAGSVEEARAVAASDSDAIARAKRALDELDVQEGLHDLEGESARVRVDEKRMINARADLNQLVPFKYDWAWQKYLDGCANHWMPQEVNMNADIALWKSKDGLSEDERRIVKRNLGFFSTADSLVANNLVLATYRLITNPECRQYILRQAFEEAIHTHAYQYCIESLGMDEGEIFNMYHEIPSVAKKASWGLKYTRSISDPTFQTGTPDTDKQFLRNLIAYYCVLEGIFFYCGFTQILSMGRRNKMTGTAEQFQYILRDESMHLNFGIDMINQIKIENPHLWDAEMKDEATQMILQGTQLEIEYARDTMPRGVLGMNAAMMEDYLKFIANRRLTQIGLKEEYPGTTNPFPWMSEIMDLKKEKNFFETRVIEYQTGGALSWD; encoded by the coding sequence ATGCTGAGCTGGGACGAATTCAACGAAGAAGAAACCACCACCGCACAGGGCGTCGCCACGCCGGCCGCCCCCAAAACAACTGCGGCCAGCAACGAAACACCGGCCAAGCTCGACCAGGACGCCGCAGGCTCCGTCGAAGAAGCCCGCGCCGTTGCCGCCAGTGACTCCGATGCCATCGCCCGCGCCAAGCGTGCGCTGGACGAGCTAGACGTTCAGGAAGGCCTCCACGACCTGGAAGGCGAATCGGCCCGCGTTCGCGTCGATGAAAAGCGCATGATCAACGCCCGCGCCGACCTCAACCAGCTCGTACCCTTCAAGTACGACTGGGCCTGGCAGAAGTATCTGGATGGTTGCGCCAACCACTGGATGCCCCAGGAAGTGAACATGAACGCCGACATTGCCTTGTGGAAGAGCAAGGACGGCCTCAGCGAAGACGAGCGTCGCATCGTCAAGCGCAACCTCGGCTTCTTCTCCACCGCCGACAGCCTGGTCGCCAACAACCTCGTGCTGGCCACCTACCGCCTGATCACCAACCCCGAGTGCCGCCAGTACATCCTGCGGCAGGCCTTCGAAGAGGCGATCCACACCCACGCCTACCAGTACTGCATCGAATCGCTGGGCATGGATGAAGGCGAGATCTTCAACATGTACCACGAGATCCCGAGCGTCGCGAAAAAGGCCAGCTGGGGGCTCAAGTACACCCGCTCCATCTCCGACCCGACCTTCCAGACCGGCACCCCGGATACCGACAAGCAGTTCCTGCGCAACCTCATCGCCTACTACTGTGTACTCGAAGGCATCTTCTTCTACTGCGGCTTCACCCAGATCCTCTCCATGGGCCGCCGCAACAAGATGACCGGCACCGCCGAGCAGTTCCAGTACATCCTGCGCGACGAGTCCATGCACCTGAACTTCGGCATCGACATGATCAACCAGATCAAGATCGAGAACCCGCATCTGTGGGACGCCGAGATGAAGGACGAAGCGACCCAGATGATCCTCCAGGGCACCCAACTGGAAATCGAATACGCCCGCGACACCATGCCCCGTGGCGTGCTCGGCATGAACGCCGCGATGATGGAGGACTACCTCAAGTTCATCGCCAACCGTCGTCTGACGCAGATCGGGCTGAAGGAAGAGTATCCAGGTACTACCAACCCGTTCCCGTGGATGAGCGAGATCATGGATTTGAAGAAGGAGAAGAACTTCTTCGAGACGCGGGTTATTGAGTATCAGACTGGTGGGGCTTTGAGCTGGGATTGA
- a CDS encoding rhodanese-like domain-containing protein: protein MRAAILFLVLTLSLQAMAGEINQAAALEMLKRPGTVLIDVRTVEEFADGALPGAVRIETPDLAEQIHQLVPDKDTPVVLYCRSGRRSSAAQDVLGKLGYSQVINAGAYDDLVTTLPRD, encoded by the coding sequence ATGCGCGCAGCCATTCTTTTTTTAGTGCTCACCCTCAGCCTTCAGGCTATGGCTGGCGAGATCAATCAAGCCGCTGCGCTTGAGATGCTGAAACGACCCGGTACCGTACTGATCGATGTGAGGACCGTGGAGGAGTTTGCAGACGGCGCATTGCCAGGGGCGGTCCGCATCGAGACGCCGGACCTTGCCGAGCAGATCCACCAGCTGGTGCCCGATAAAGACACGCCGGTGGTGCTCTACTGCCGCAGCGGCAGGCGCTCGTCGGCCGCTCAGGACGTCCTCGGCAAGCTTGGCTACAGCCAGGTCATCAACGCCGGCGCTTACGATGATCTCGTCACGACGCTGCCGCGCGACTGA
- a CDS encoding ATP-binding protein, whose amino-acid sequence MNSIFLRIYGGMLGVLVLVALLGAGGLHLLNQFRADDHRERLASGTFRLMAHNMSSMTPIERRQAANLWGRLLGIPLRVRTLDDVRLEGRLEARLLRGQVLVEQIRPQSTTVFSLVSARDRLVLTGEVEQLSEQLARATIYLLIDELIRYPEAEQPQRLAELKQARGFGFDLELLTRDSANLDDDQRRRLDEGDTVMALARGGDAIRVFAAIAGTGWIMQLGPLYQMNPYPPQLLLLIGLLGLSLIGLTVYLLVRQLEQRLSALESAATRIAAGNLETRVPDVGTDSVGRLATAFNGMARHLQRLLAVQREMVSAVAHELRTPVARLRFGLEMTAEAQTDEARRKYLQGMDGDIDDLDALVDEMLVYSRLERGSPTLHFQQVDMGALVDQVIGELAPLRADVSVARGECIVAADGSAWADAEPQYLRRALSNLINNAMRHAESRVRVSFAIDGQMVRLDVDDDGPGVPEADWEKVFTPFLRLDDSRTRASGGHGLGLSIVRRIIYWHGGRSQLGHSDLGGARFSLAWPRQHSN is encoded by the coding sequence ATGAATTCGATCTTCCTGCGCATCTATGGCGGCATGCTGGGGGTGCTGGTGCTGGTGGCGCTGCTCGGCGCTGGCGGTCTGCACCTGCTCAACCAGTTTCGCGCGGACGACCATCGCGAACGCCTGGCCAGCGGCACCTTCCGCCTGATGGCGCACAACATGAGCAGCATGACGCCCATCGAGCGGCGCCAGGCAGCGAACCTCTGGGGGCGGCTGCTGGGCATTCCGCTGCGGGTACGCACATTGGACGACGTGCGCTTGGAAGGCCGTCTGGAGGCGCGCTTGCTGCGTGGGCAGGTGCTGGTCGAGCAGATTCGTCCGCAGAGCACCACGGTGTTCAGCCTGGTCAGTGCGCGGGATCGGCTGGTGCTTACCGGGGAAGTCGAGCAGCTGAGCGAACAGCTGGCGCGTGCCACCATTTATCTATTGATCGACGAACTGATTCGTTATCCCGAAGCCGAGCAGCCGCAGCGGCTTGCCGAGCTGAAACAGGCGCGCGGTTTTGGCTTCGACCTGGAGCTGCTGACGCGCGACAGCGCCAACCTCGACGACGACCAGCGGCGGCGACTGGACGAGGGCGACACAGTGATGGCACTGGCGCGAGGCGGTGACGCCATTCGCGTGTTTGCAGCGATTGCCGGCACCGGCTGGATCATGCAGCTCGGCCCGCTGTATCAGATGAATCCCTATCCGCCGCAGTTGCTGCTGCTGATCGGCCTGCTTGGCCTGTCGCTGATCGGCCTGACGGTGTATCTGCTGGTGCGTCAGCTGGAACAGCGATTGAGCGCGCTGGAAAGCGCCGCGACCCGTATCGCCGCGGGCAATCTGGAAACCCGCGTGCCTGACGTCGGCACCGATTCGGTCGGGCGCCTGGCTACGGCCTTCAATGGCATGGCCAGGCACCTGCAACGCTTGCTGGCAGTACAGCGCGAGATGGTCAGTGCCGTCGCCCATGAACTGCGCACGCCGGTAGCGCGCCTGCGTTTCGGCCTGGAAATGACCGCCGAGGCGCAGACCGACGAGGCGCGCCGCAAATACCTGCAAGGCATGGACGGCGACATCGACGATCTCGATGCGCTGGTCGACGAGATGCTGGTGTATTCACGGCTGGAGCGCGGTTCGCCGACCTTGCATTTCCAGCAGGTCGACATGGGGGCGCTGGTCGATCAGGTGATCGGTGAATTGGCGCCGCTACGCGCGGACGTCAGCGTTGCTCGGGGAGAATGCATCGTGGCAGCCGATGGCAGTGCCTGGGCGGATGCTGAACCGCAGTACCTGCGTCGCGCCCTGAGCAACCTGATCAACAATGCCATGCGGCATGCCGAGAGCCGGGTGCGCGTCAGCTTCGCTATCGATGGGCAAATGGTGCGGCTGGACGTGGACGATGACGGCCCTGGTGTGCCGGAAGCAGATTGGGAAAAGGTCTTTACCCCGTTCCTGCGCCTGGACGACAGCCGCACCCGCGCCTCCGGTGGGCACGGGCTGGGCCTGTCCATCGTGCGGCGAATCATCTATTGGCACGGCGGCCGCTCGCAGTTGGGGCACAGCGACCTGGGCGGCGCACGCTTCAGCCTGGCTTGGCCGCGCCAGCACTCGAACTGA
- a CDS encoding ribonucleoside-diphosphate reductase subunit alpha, with amino-acid sequence MQNQSTRENPLSADAPDLAATAPGQLRVIKRNGTVVAYTDDKITVAITKAFLAVEGGNAAASSRIHDTVARLTEQVSATFRRRMPSGGTIHIEEIQDQVELALMRAGEQKVARDYVIYRESRSQERKRGAVDAPVEAHPSIRIKRADGSLAPLDLGRLNTIITEACEGLEEVDGALIQKETLKNLYDGVEQTDVNTALVMTARTLVEREPNYSYVTARLLMDTLRAEALTFLEVAESATHHEMADLYAKALPAYVEKGVQFELLDPRLKEYDLAKLGAAINHEQDQQFTYLGLQTLYDRYFIHKDNVRFELPQIFFMRVAMGLAIEEENREARAIEFYNLLSSFDYMASTPTLFNAGTLRPQLSSCYLTTVPDDLGGIYDAIRDNALLSKFAGGLGNDWTPVRALGAYIKGTNGKSQGVVPFLKVVNDTAVAVNQGGKRKGAVCAYLETWHLDIEEFLELRKNTGDDRRRTHDMNTANWIPDLFMKRVFDDGKWTLFSPSETPDLHDLTGKAFEERYEYYEALIEYGKIKNYKSLQAKDLWRKMLSMLFETGHPWLTFKDPCNLRSPQQHVGVVHSSNLCTEITLNTNKDEIAVCNLGSINLPRHIVDGKLDTAKLERTVRTAVRMLDNVIDINYYSVPQAKNSNLKHRPVGLGIMGFQDALYLQHIPYGSDAAIDFADKSMEAVSYYAIQASCDLADERGAYETFQGSLWSQGVLPLDSQQILIEARGQKYIDVDLTESLDWAPVRARVKNGIRNSNIMAIAPTATIANITGVSQSIEPTYQNLYVKSNLSGEFTVINPYLVRDLKARGLWDAVMINDLKYYDGSVQQIERIPQELKDLYATAFEVETKWIVDAASRRQKWIDQAQSLNLYIAGASGKKLDVTYRMAWYRGLKTTYYLRALAATSTEKSTVNTGKLNAVSNGNGDGFSAAPVKAAPAPEMSAGPAPVPKACAIDEPDCEACQ; translated from the coding sequence ATGCAGAACCAATCCACTCGCGAGAACCCGCTGTCAGCCGATGCACCGGATCTGGCGGCTACCGCCCCGGGCCAGCTGCGCGTGATCAAGCGCAACGGCACTGTCGTCGCCTACACCGACGACAAGATCACCGTCGCCATCACCAAGGCGTTTCTCGCAGTGGAAGGCGGTAACGCTGCCGCTTCTTCGCGCATTCACGACACCGTCGCGCGCCTGACCGAGCAGGTCAGCGCCACCTTCCGTCGTCGCATGCCTTCCGGTGGCACCATCCATATCGAAGAAATCCAGGACCAGGTCGAACTGGCCCTGATGCGTGCCGGCGAGCAGAAAGTCGCCCGTGACTACGTGATCTATCGCGAATCACGTAGCCAGGAGCGCAAGCGTGGCGCAGTCGACGCGCCGGTCGAAGCCCACCCAAGCATCCGCATCAAGCGTGCCGACGGCAGCCTGGCGCCGCTGGACCTGGGTCGCCTGAACACCATCATCACCGAAGCCTGTGAAGGCCTCGAAGAAGTTGATGGTGCACTGATTCAGAAAGAAACCCTGAAGAACCTCTACGACGGCGTTGAGCAGACCGACGTCAACACCGCCCTGGTGATGACTGCCCGCACCCTGGTCGAGCGTGAGCCGAACTACTCCTACGTTACCGCTCGCCTGCTGATGGACACCCTGCGCGCCGAGGCCCTGACCTTCCTCGAAGTCGCCGAATCTGCCACCCACCACGAGATGGCTGACCTGTATGCCAAAGCGCTGCCGGCCTATGTGGAAAAAGGCGTGCAGTTCGAACTGCTCGACCCGCGCCTGAAGGAATACGACCTGGCCAAGCTGGGCGCCGCGATCAACCACGAGCAGGATCAGCAGTTCACCTACCTCGGCCTGCAGACCCTCTACGACCGCTACTTCATCCACAAGGACAACGTCCGCTTCGAGCTGCCGCAGATCTTCTTCATGCGCGTCGCCATGGGCCTGGCCATCGAAGAAGAAAACCGCGAAGCCCGCGCCATTGAGTTCTACAACCTGCTGTCGTCCTTCGACTACATGGCCTCTACGCCGACGCTGTTCAACGCCGGCACCCTGCGTCCGCAGCTGTCCTCGTGCTACCTGACCACCGTGCCGGACGATCTGGGCGGCATCTACGACGCCATCCGCGATAACGCCCTGCTCTCCAAGTTCGCCGGCGGTCTGGGCAATGACTGGACCCCGGTGCGCGCACTCGGTGCCTACATCAAGGGCACCAACGGCAAATCCCAGGGCGTCGTGCCCTTCCTGAAAGTGGTCAACGACACCGCCGTGGCGGTCAACCAGGGCGGCAAGCGCAAGGGCGCGGTCTGCGCCTACCTGGAAACCTGGCACCTGGACATCGAGGAATTCCTCGAGCTGCGCAAGAACACCGGTGACGACCGTCGCCGCACCCACGACATGAACACCGCCAACTGGATTCCGGACCTGTTCATGAAGCGCGTCTTCGACGACGGCAAGTGGACCCTGTTCTCGCCGAGCGAAACACCCGATCTGCACGACCTCACCGGCAAGGCCTTCGAAGAGCGCTACGAGTATTACGAAGCCCTGATCGAATACGGCAAGATCAAGAACTACAAGAGCCTGCAGGCCAAAGACCTGTGGCGCAAGATGCTCTCCATGCTGTTCGAAACCGGCCACCCATGGCTGACCTTCAAGGACCCGTGCAACCTGCGCAGCCCGCAGCAGCACGTCGGCGTGGTGCACAGCTCCAACCTCTGCACCGAGATCACGCTGAACACCAACAAGGACGAGATCGCCGTCTGCAACCTGGGCTCGATCAACCTGCCGCGCCACATCGTCGACGGCAAGCTGGACACCGCCAAGCTGGAGCGCACCGTGCGCACCGCCGTGCGCATGCTCGATAACGTCATCGACATCAACTACTACTCGGTGCCGCAGGCCAAGAACTCCAACCTCAAGCACCGCCCAGTGGGCCTCGGCATCATGGGCTTCCAGGACGCGCTGTACCTGCAGCACATCCCGTACGGATCCGATGCCGCCATCGACTTCGCCGACAAGTCCATGGAAGCGGTCAGCTACTACGCTATCCAGGCCTCCTGTGACCTGGCCGACGAGCGCGGCGCCTACGAAACCTTCCAGGGTTCGTTGTGGAGCCAGGGCGTGCTGCCGCTGGATTCGCAGCAGATCCTCATCGAAGCGCGTGGCCAGAAGTACATCGACGTCGACCTGACCGAGTCCCTGGACTGGGCGCCGGTCCGTGCCCGCGTCAAGAACGGCATCCGTAACTCGAACATCATGGCCATCGCACCGACCGCGACCATCGCCAACATCACCGGCGTGTCGCAGTCCATCGAGCCGACCTACCAGAACCTGTACGTGAAATCGAACCTCTCGGGCGAATTCACCGTGATCAATCCCTACCTGGTGCGCGATCTCAAGGCGCGCGGCCTGTGGGATGCGGTCATGATCAACGACCTCAAGTACTACGACGGTTCCGTGCAGCAGATCGAGCGCATCCCGCAGGAATTGAAAGACCTCTACGCAACCGCCTTCGAAGTGGAAACCAAGTGGATCGTCGACGCCGCCAGCCGCCGCCAAAAGTGGATCGACCAGGCCCAGTCGCTGAACCTCTACATCGCCGGCGCTTCGGGCAAGAAGCTGGACGTGACCTACCGCATGGCTTGGTACCGTGGCCTGAAAACCACCTACTACCTCCGTGCCCTAGCCGCGACCAGCACCGAGAAGTCCACCGTCAACACCGGCAAGCTCAACGCGGTATCCAACGGTAATGGCGACGGCTTCAGCGCGGCCCCGGTAAAGGCCGCGCCAGCCCCGGAAATGTCCGCAGGTCCGGCACCGGTACCAAAGGCGTGTGCCATTGATGAACCGGATTGCGAAGCCTGCCAGTAA
- a CDS encoding acyl-CoA dehydrogenase — protein sequence MTLLWLLVLLLGIAVLAHLRVSPVPALVIVATYLIFMTAADTAGVVVFLLWLALLAIAVPLLVADVRLKYFSGPMFDWFKKVLPPISATERDAIDAGTVWWDGELFSGRPNWDTLLGYPRARLTEEEQAFVDGPTETLCALVSEWDIAQRMDLPPAAWDYIKAEGFFALIIPKEYGGKGFSAYAHSQIVMKLATRSGDLASTVMVPNSLGPAELLMHYGTDEQRNHYLPRLANGTDIPCFALTGPYAGSDAGAMNDSGVICRGQWQGEEVLGLRLNWEKRYITLGPVATLLGVAFKTYDPDHLLGDEEELGISLALIPTDTPGVDIGRRHLPLGAAFMNGPNWGKDVFVPLEAIIGGRDMIGKGWMMLMNCLSVGRSISLPATGTSAAKVCSYVGGRYAQVREQFNVPLAAFEGIQEPLARIGGNAWLMDAARILTANAVDLGEKPSVLSAILKYHLTERGRACITDTMDIHGGKGIILGPNNYLGRLWLSAPISITVEGANILSRNLMIFGQGAIRCHPFVLREMELVHEPDRDAAVKKFDSLLMQHIGFAVSNTASTLLLGLSFGLMGRVPGNKVTQPYFRSLNRIAAAFAMLADLSMMLLGGELKRRERLSARLGDVLSHLYLASAALKQFHDLGHPTEQEPLLRWALEDCLEKAESALQDVLANFPNRILGHLLHALVFPFGARHKGPSDVLDAEVAALLGRPEGDPAMESILNGMYRPHDPEQPLGALKHAFEAIAASQGAAKKLAKALKAGTVKPIPGESPIDTALATGAIDAAEAAQLRVAELARRKVIDVDDFAKEELELQDGRIR from the coding sequence ATGACGCTGCTCTGGTTACTGGTCCTACTGCTCGGCATCGCCGTACTTGCCCACTTGCGCGTGTCGCCAGTGCCGGCCCTGGTGATCGTCGCCACCTACCTGATCTTCATGACCGCTGCCGACACGGCCGGTGTAGTGGTGTTCCTGCTCTGGCTCGCGCTGCTCGCCATTGCCGTGCCGCTGCTGGTTGCCGACGTGCGCTTGAAGTATTTCAGCGGCCCGATGTTCGACTGGTTCAAGAAGGTGCTGCCACCGATTTCGGCCACCGAGCGCGACGCCATCGATGCGGGCACAGTGTGGTGGGACGGCGAACTGTTCAGCGGCCGCCCGAACTGGGACACGCTGCTCGGCTATCCGCGGGCACGTCTGACCGAAGAAGAGCAGGCCTTCGTCGACGGCCCGACTGAAACCCTCTGCGCCCTGGTCAGCGAATGGGACATCGCCCAGCGCATGGACCTGCCCCCAGCTGCCTGGGACTACATCAAGGCCGAAGGCTTCTTCGCCCTGATCATTCCCAAGGAATATGGCGGCAAGGGCTTTTCCGCCTACGCCCACTCGCAGATCGTGATGAAGCTGGCCACCCGCAGCGGTGATCTGGCCAGCACCGTCATGGTTCCAAACTCTCTCGGCCCGGCCGAGCTACTGATGCACTACGGCACCGACGAGCAGCGCAATCATTACCTGCCGCGCCTGGCCAACGGCACGGACATCCCCTGCTTCGCCCTTACCGGCCCTTATGCGGGCTCCGACGCAGGCGCGATGAACGACAGCGGCGTGATCTGCCGCGGCCAGTGGCAGGGTGAGGAAGTGCTCGGCCTGCGCCTGAACTGGGAGAAGCGCTACATCACGCTCGGCCCGGTCGCGACGCTACTTGGTGTGGCCTTCAAGACTTACGACCCGGATCACCTGCTGGGCGATGAGGAAGAACTCGGCATCAGCCTGGCGCTGATTCCCACCGACACCCCCGGTGTGGACATCGGGCGCCGTCACCTGCCTCTCGGCGCCGCTTTTATGAACGGGCCGAACTGGGGCAAGGACGTCTTCGTGCCGCTGGAGGCCATCATTGGCGGCCGCGACATGATCGGCAAAGGCTGGATGATGCTGATGAACTGCCTATCGGTCGGCCGCTCCATCTCCTTGCCGGCGACCGGTACCAGTGCGGCCAAGGTGTGCAGCTATGTCGGCGGCCGATATGCGCAGGTCCGCGAGCAGTTCAATGTCCCGCTGGCGGCCTTCGAAGGCATTCAGGAGCCGCTGGCGCGCATCGGCGGCAACGCCTGGCTGATGGATGCGGCGCGTATTCTGACTGCCAACGCCGTCGATCTTGGCGAGAAGCCTTCGGTGCTGTCGGCGATTCTCAAATACCACCTCACCGAGCGCGGCCGTGCCTGCATCACCGACACCATGGATATCCACGGTGGCAAGGGCATTATCCTCGGACCAAACAACTATCTCGGTCGACTGTGGCTGTCGGCGCCAATTTCCATCACCGTCGAAGGCGCGAACATCCTTTCGCGCAACCTGATGATCTTCGGCCAGGGCGCAATCCGCTGCCATCCATTCGTGCTACGTGAGATGGAGTTGGTACACGAACCCGATCGCGACGCCGCGGTGAAGAAATTCGACAGCCTGTTGATGCAACACATCGGCTTCGCCGTCAGCAATACCGCCAGCACCCTGCTGCTGGGCCTGAGTTTCGGCCTGATGGGGCGCGTGCCCGGGAACAAGGTTACGCAGCCCTACTTCCGTTCGCTCAACCGCATCGCGGCGGCATTTGCCATGCTGGCCGATCTGTCGATGATGCTGCTTGGAGGCGAGCTCAAGCGTCGCGAGCGGCTTTCCGCGCGCCTCGGTGACGTGCTCAGCCATCTCTACCTCGCCTCCGCAGCGCTCAAGCAATTCCATGACCTCGGCCATCCGACCGAACAGGAACCGCTGCTGCGCTGGGCGCTGGAGGATTGCCTGGAAAAGGCCGAATCCGCCCTGCAGGACGTGCTGGCCAACTTCCCCAACCGCATCCTCGGCCATCTGCTGCATGCCCTGGTGTTCCCGTTTGGTGCACGCCACAAGGGGCCGTCCGATGTACTGGACGCCGAGGTCGCCGCCCTGCTCGGCCGGCCCGAAGGCGATCCGGCCATGGAGAGCATTCTCAACGGCATGTACCGCCCGCATGATCCAGAGCAGCCTCTTGGCGCGTTGAAGCATGCCTTCGAAGCTATCGCCGCCAGCCAGGGCGCGGCGAAGAAGCTCGCCAAAGCGCTCAAAGCTGGCACAGTGAAACCGATCCCAGGCGAAAGCCCGATCGATACAGCCCTCGCAACTGGCGCCATCGACGCCGCCGAAGCCGCGCAACTGCGAGTAGCGGAATTGGCACGACGGAAAGTCATCGACGTAGACGACTTCGCCAAGGAGGAACTGGAACTGCAAGATGGCCGAATTCGCTGA
- a CDS encoding mechanosensitive ion channel family protein, producing MNWDALLNETFWINLAIVLGITVASFLILRTILGIVTRRLSKLAVGAKTKFLGIAAELLSRTSNLLILAFSLLIALKTVELSPRWESTMSHGWFIALAFQFALWMDTGVRLWMESLTRDGKARNPVTTTIIGIMIRIVVWTMMLLSILANLGVDITAMIASLGVGGIAIALAVQTLLSDIFASLSIGVDKPFEIGDFVVFGEVAGNIEHIGLKTTRIRALSGEQVVIANADLLRQIVHNYKRMNTRRIVFKFGITYNTPTEKVKDVAALMKRIIDGIEIAKFDRAHFLGFDDSQLTFEVVYIMQVSDYNRYMDTQQEINLALLEGIREMGVQFAFPTRSVEFIGGSLPEISVAGVPQDKPAANQNAGDTESQSRGAQPRA from the coding sequence ATGAACTGGGACGCCCTGCTAAACGAGACATTCTGGATCAACCTGGCGATCGTACTGGGCATCACCGTCGCCAGCTTTCTGATCCTGCGCACCATCCTCGGAATCGTGACCCGGCGCCTGAGCAAGCTTGCAGTGGGGGCGAAAACCAAGTTCCTCGGGATCGCCGCCGAACTGCTTTCACGCACCAGCAACCTGCTGATTCTGGCCTTTTCCCTGCTCATCGCCCTCAAGACGGTGGAACTGTCGCCGCGCTGGGAATCGACGATGTCCCATGGCTGGTTCATCGCCTTGGCGTTCCAGTTCGCGCTGTGGATGGATACCGGTGTGCGCCTGTGGATGGAAAGCCTGACCCGCGATGGCAAGGCTCGCAATCCGGTCACTACCACCATTATCGGCATCATGATCCGTATCGTGGTCTGGACCATGATGCTGCTGTCGATCCTCGCCAATCTGGGCGTCGACATCACCGCCATGATCGCCAGCCTCGGCGTCGGCGGTATCGCCATCGCGCTGGCGGTGCAGACGCTGCTCAGCGACATCTTCGCCTCGCTATCCATCGGTGTAGACAAGCCCTTCGAGATCGGCGACTTCGTGGTCTTCGGCGAAGTGGCCGGCAATATCGAGCACATCGGCCTGAAGACCACTCGCATCCGTGCCCTCAGCGGCGAACAGGTGGTGATCGCCAACGCGGACCTCCTGCGGCAGATCGTGCACAACTACAAGCGCATGAACACCCGACGGATCGTTTTCAAGTTCGGCATCACCTACAACACGCCGACCGAAAAGGTAAAAGACGTGGCAGCGCTGATGAAGCGAATCATCGATGGCATCGAGATAGCCAAGTTCGACCGCGCGCATTTCCTCGGCTTCGACGACAGCCAGCTGACCTTCGAAGTCGTCTACATCATGCAGGTCTCGGACTACAACCGGTACATGGATACCCAGCAGGAAATCAACCTCGCACTGCTTGAGGGCATTCGCGAAATGGGCGTGCAGTTCGCCTTCCCGACCCGCAGCGTGGAGTTCATCGGCGGCAGCCTGCCGGAAATCAGCGTGGCGGGCGTACCGCAGGACAAACCCGCCGCCAACCAGAACGCTGGGGACACCGAAAGCCAATCCCGCGGCGCCCAGCCACGCGCTTGA